A genomic stretch from Bacteroidota bacterium includes:
- a CDS encoding T9SS type A sorting domain-containing protein, which yields MGIKSLPKYTALAMAFGLALSVQGQQNGLPAIAPNAVHTINGLDAEQMYAEDNSRKKPYHPENVGRLLVVNLTPYNSGEWITTDKGSVWRLKVKLDGAKAVTLLGKMENMPNGASLIVYGNNTPAVKNTYKTADFSTQNIISTTPVAGQEAVIEYFVPNGTSNTAHLTIERLCYIYRYTDPNETQTDGFGDASSCNVNVNCSEGDNWRNQRNSVVRILSYTDFNTQWCTGTMVNNTSQKIKPYLLTAMHCGLGFNDSLSNDTMFKYWLFTFNYQAPSCANPMSEGNLADNKITGSKVLAHTEDKGGELGSDFLLLEITQPIPPSYGVYYSGWSLDTTEDYTDSAVCIHHPKYDIKKISTSTWPLKKGAPYPTSPDNTHWEVLWSATANGHGVTEPGSSGSALFNKKGYLIGTLTGGSASCNKLNGTDFYGRLDWHWDKNGSTPRSRLKDWLDSTNTGVTSVSGAYLYPESVGETVEKDKLTLYPNPANNWLRISGSEFDNATITTVLGQQLQTIALQNGWLHIETLPAGVYIVSVNNGNTTYTGRFIKQ from the coding sequence ATGGGTATTAAATCGTTACCAAAATATACTGCATTGGCAATGGCCTTTGGCCTTGCTTTGTCTGTACAAGGGCAACAAAACGGCTTGCCTGCCATTGCCCCAAACGCGGTGCATACCATAAATGGGTTGGATGCCGAGCAAATGTATGCCGAAGATAACAGCCGTAAAAAGCCTTACCACCCTGAGAACGTAGGCCGATTATTAGTTGTAAACCTCACCCCCTACAACTCGGGTGAGTGGATTACAACCGATAAAGGTTCTGTTTGGCGGTTAAAAGTGAAGCTTGACGGAGCAAAAGCCGTTACCCTGCTGGGTAAGATGGAAAATATGCCCAACGGAGCATCGCTGATTGTTTATGGTAATAATACACCGGCAGTAAAAAACACGTACAAAACGGCTGATTTTTCTACCCAAAATATCATCTCTACCACTCCCGTTGCAGGGCAAGAAGCAGTGATTGAGTATTTTGTGCCTAACGGAACCAGCAATACTGCACATTTAACAATTGAAAGGCTTTGCTACATTTACCGATATACCGACCCCAACGAAACCCAAACCGATGGCTTTGGTGATGCCTCAAGCTGTAATGTAAATGTAAATTGCAGCGAAGGTGATAACTGGAGAAACCAACGCAATTCGGTGGTGCGCATTTTAAGTTATACTGATTTTAATACCCAATGGTGCACGGGGACGATGGTAAACAATACCTCGCAAAAAATTAAACCGTATTTGTTAACGGCCATGCACTGCGGTTTAGGTTTTAATGATAGTTTGAGCAACGATACCATGTTTAAATACTGGTTGTTTACGTTTAACTACCAAGCCCCCTCGTGTGCAAACCCCATGAGCGAAGGCAATCTTGCCGATAATAAAATTACAGGCTCAAAAGTGTTGGCACATACAGAAGACAAAGGCGGCGAGCTGGGAAGCGATTTTTTGTTGCTTGAAATTACCCAACCCATCCCCCCAAGCTACGGAGTGTATTATTCAGGTTGGAGTTTGGATACTACCGAAGATTATACCGATAGCGCAGTATGCATCCATCACCCTAAATACGATATCAAAAAAATATCTACCTCTACATGGCCGCTTAAAAAAGGGGCTCCCTACCCTACTTCTCCCGATAATACCCATTGGGAAGTGTTATGGTCGGCCACTGCCAACGGTCATGGAGTTACCGAACCAGGCTCATCCGGTTCAGCATTATTTAATAAAAAAGGGTACCTGATTGGAACCCTTACGGGCGGAAGTGCATCTTGTAATAAGTTGAACGGTACTGATTTTTACGGCCGATTGGATTGGCATTGGGACAAAAACGGCTCAACGCCGCGCAGCCGTTTGAAAGATTGGCTAGACTCGACCAATACCGGAGTTACCAGCGTAAGCGGAGCATACTTATACCCCGAAAGTGTAGGCGAAACTGTTGAAAAAGATAAACTGACACTATACCCCAACCCTGCCAATAATTGGCTGCGTATTAGCGGCAGTGAGTTTGATAATGCCACCATCACCACTGTTTTGGGGCAACAATTACAAACTATTGCGCTACAAAACGGTTGGTTACATATAGAAACACTGCCTGCGGGCGTTTATATAGTGAGTGTCAACAATGGCAACACTACCTACACGGGCAGGTTTATAAAACAATAA
- a CDS encoding iron-sulfur cluster assembly accessory protein — translation MEVVDAPKTLAPSPITFTEGARTELLKLINTLSISDEQGLRIGVKGGGCSGLSYLLAFDSKEEGDTEYMADGIKILMNKAHLMYLVGMQVDWEDGLNNKGFTFSNPNATTTCGCGTSFAAG, via the coding sequence ATGGAAGTAGTAGATGCACCCAAAACCCTTGCCCCTTCGCCCATTACGTTTACTGAAGGTGCGCGTACCGAATTATTAAAGCTGATAAACACGCTGAGTATTTCTGACGAGCAGGGACTACGTATTGGTGTAAAAGGCGGCGGCTGTTCGGGCTTATCGTACCTGTTGGCTTTTGACAGTAAGGAAGAAGGTGATACGGAGTACATGGCCGACGGTATTAAAATACTGATGAACAAAGCCCACTTAATGTATTTGGTAGGTATGCAGGTAGATTGGGAAGACGGACTGAATAACAAAGGCTTTACGTTTAGCAATCCTAATGCTACAACTACCTGCGGCTGCGGCACTTCGTTTGCGGCGGGGTAA
- a CDS encoding SMI1/KNR4 family protein yields MSSIETLIAEIKNDRGEFGLSIPQGLDNKDVDSFRIKFKEYFKTSLDDGYLEFLKICNGLEENGVIIYSSNDFDVNNVLYGIFENNEVWYDQDKENRRYIFFAESGQYTFVFNKTEMNFELLDRYSGDVVEVFDSFNKMLERILKLMLT; encoded by the coding sequence ATGAGTAGCATTGAAACACTTATCGCAGAAATAAAAAATGATAGGGGAGAGTTTGGGCTTTCTATTCCTCAAGGACTGGACAATAAAGATGTTGATTCATTTCGCATAAAATTTAAAGAGTATTTTAAAACAAGTTTGGACGATGGATACTTAGAATTTTTGAAGATTTGTAATGGGTTGGAGGAAAATGGAGTAATAATTTATTCATCAAATGATTTTGATGTAAATAATGTTTTGTACGGCATTTTTGAAAACAACGAAGTTTGGTATGATCAGGATAAAGAAAACAGAAGGTATATCTTTTTTGCTGAATCAGGGCAATACACTTTTGTTTTTAATAAAACGGAAATGAATTTTGAGTTACTGGATCGTTATAGTGGGGATGTAGTTGAAGTTTTTGATTCATTTAACAAAATGCTAGAACGTATATTAAAGCTAATGCTTACTTAA
- a CDS encoding SMI1/KNR4 family protein produces MKKIDFYDVGNPIIQKDIDDFEAKFNIRLPQNYKKLLLRFNGGIPSEDCIYIDGEEGSIGGFYSLTRNEALLENAITDFQLIEDIIPKNYVPIAYDAFGNPYCISIDKKNYGEIFCWFLDTGDEEGIFVANTLEEFLGGEI; encoded by the coding sequence ATGAAAAAAATTGATTTTTATGATGTTGGTAATCCGATTATTCAAAAGGATATTGATGATTTTGAAGCCAAGTTTAACATAAGACTTCCTCAAAACTATAAGAAACTGCTGTTGAGGTTTAACGGGGGCATTCCTTCAGAAGATTGTATTTATATTGACGGCGAAGAAGGATCAATTGGAGGGTTCTACAGTTTAACAAGAAACGAAGCATTGTTAGAAAATGCAATTACTGATTTCCAATTAATTGAAGATATCATCCCTAAAAATTATGTTCCTATTGCATACGATGCGTTCGGTAATCCATATTGTATATCTATTGATAAAAAAAACTATGGTGAGATTTTTTGCTGGTTCCTTGATACAGGGGACGAGGAAGGAATTTTTGTTGCTAATACATTAGAAGAATTTTTAGGTGGTGAGATATGA
- a CDS encoding SMI1/KNR4 family protein: protein MKKIDFYDVGNPIIQKDIDDFEAKFNIRLPQNYKKLLLRFNGGIPSEDCIYIDINKVPIVRKEIDINTILNSQVK from the coding sequence ATGAAAAAAATTGATTTTTATGATGTTGGTAATCCGATTATTCAAAAGGATATTGATGATTTTGAAGCCAAGTTTAACATAAGACTTCCTCAAAACTATAAGAAACTGCTGTTGAGGTTTAACGGGGGCATTCCTTCAGAAGATTGTATTTATATTGACATCAATAAAGTTCCAATTGTTAGAAAAGAAATAGACATTAATACAATACTAAATTCGCAAGTAAAATAG
- the meaB gene encoding methylmalonyl Co-A mutase-associated GTPase MeaB: protein MTSYKRKRLTADEYYTGILNADRAVLGKAITLIESTLDTDKQLANEVIERCLPHSGNSIRVGITGVPGVGKSTFIESFGMFLAEAGRKVCVLAIDPTSQISHGSILGDKTRMQNLSSHPNAFIRPSPSSGSLGGVTRSTRETVILCEAAGFDTVIIETVGVGQSETAVHGMVDFFLLLMLAGAGDELQGIKRGIMEMCDALIITKADGENKTKAQRAIVEYRNALHLYPPTQSGWAAKVGICSSLTGEGVPEVWDIITEYETLTKQNGYFATHRTEQEKQRLHETIEQLLKDRFYHNPAVVKKIKELEQQVADKKISAYSAAEELIKTH from the coding sequence TTGACTTCTTATAAACGCAAGCGCCTTACGGCGGATGAATACTACACGGGCATTTTAAATGCCGACCGTGCAGTATTGGGCAAAGCTATCACCTTGATTGAAAGCACGTTGGATACTGATAAACAACTTGCTAATGAGGTAATAGAACGCTGCCTGCCGCACAGCGGCAACAGCATTCGTGTGGGGATTACGGGAGTGCCCGGTGTGGGCAAAAGCACGTTTATAGAGTCATTCGGGATGTTTTTGGCAGAGGCAGGCCGTAAGGTGTGTGTGCTGGCCATCGACCCTACTTCGCAAATCTCACACGGCAGCATATTGGGCGATAAAACCCGTATGCAAAACCTTTCATCGCACCCCAATGCGTTTATACGTCCTTCGCCCAGTAGCGGCTCTTTGGGCGGTGTAACCCGCAGTACCCGCGAAACAGTTATACTTTGTGAAGCAGCGGGCTTTGACACGGTAATTATTGAAACTGTGGGCGTGGGACAAAGTGAAACGGCTGTACACGGCATGGTAGATTTCTTTTTACTGCTGATGCTGGCAGGTGCAGGCGATGAATTGCAAGGAATTAAGCGCGGTATTATGGAAATGTGCGATGCACTGATTATTACCAAAGCGGATGGCGAAAACAAAACCAAAGCACAACGGGCGATTGTTGAGTACCGGAATGCGCTGCATTTGTACCCGCCAACACAATCAGGATGGGCAGCAAAGGTGGGTATTTGTTCTTCGCTGACGGGGGAAGGTGTGCCCGAAGTATGGGATATTATTACTGAATACGAGACGCTGACGAAACAAAACGGATATTTTGCTACCCACCGTACCGAACAGGAAAAACAACGTTTGCACGAAACCATTGAGCAACTGCTAAAAGACCGTTTTTACCATAACCCGGCAGTAGTTAAAAAGATTAAAGAATTGGAACAACAGGTGGCCGATAAGAAAATAAGTGCCTACAGTGCTGCTGAGGAGTTGATAAAAACCCACTAA